A window of the Henckelia pumila isolate YLH828 chromosome 3, ASM3356847v2, whole genome shotgun sequence genome harbors these coding sequences:
- the LOC140891264 gene encoding vacuolar protein-sorting-associated protein 37 homolog 1-like gives MFKNFWNSQEQQSQPRPQEMSTNSWFSPPIVGSPSSSRPATPGAGSISSSSFSVPRPADRQNSLVNVSPAEAAGIIASLKDKSVDELRKLLSDKEAYQNLLLSLEPVKTQNRVRDELRNETLQLARENLEKEPRIMELRNQCRIIRTTELASAQEKLHDLERKKEETLKYYSPSSLMHRLQDAMNETDEESDALHRQLLNREIDLSAFVQKYKKMRYTYHKRALTHLSSKTSFTA, from the exons ATGTTCAAAAATTTTTG GAATTCTCAGGAGCAGCAATCTCAGCCACGGCCACAGGAGATGTCTACAAATTCTTGGTTTTCCCCTCCTATTGTTGGTTCACCCAGCTCTTCACGCCCGGCGACGCCTGGAGCTGGTTCCATCAGTTCTAGCAGCTTCAGTGTACCAAGACCTGCAGATCGACAGAACTCTCTGGTGAATGTTTCACCTGCAGAAGCCGCAGGCATCATTGCTTCTTTGAAAGATAAAAG TGTTGATGAGCTAAGGAAGCTCTTATCTGACAAGGAGGCTTATCAGAATCTCTTGCTTTCACTTGAACCTGTCAAAACTCAAAACAGG GTCAGAGATGAACTGAGGAACGAAACACTGCAGCTTGCTA GAGAAAATCTGGAAAAAGAACCTCGCATAATGGAGCTAAGGAATCAG TGTAGAATCATTCGAACGACAGAACTGGCCTCTGCACAAGAAAAACTGCATGATTTAGAGAGGAAAAAGGAAGAAACACTGAAATATTATTCGCCTTCTTCTCTCATGCATAGACTTCAAG ATGCAATGAATGAAACAGACGAGGAATCTGATGCCTTACACAGGCAGCTTCTTAACAGAGAGATTGATCTATCTGCTTTTGTACAAAAATACAAGAAGATGCGCTACACTTACCATAAACGTGCTCTTACCCATCTTTCTTCAAAGACATCTTTCACGGCTTGA
- the LOC140887514 gene encoding aspartic proteinase 36 — MAGGGLVMVSAVVLVAAAVVVAAASGGGESKRVLTLERAFSVEERVGLEVIIARDSARHARTLQSFAGGIVDFPVYGSSDPYIAGIHYTKVRLGSPPQEFNVLIDTGSDVLWVACSSCNDCPQNSGLGIAFNFFDPASSSTVSSISCSDNICASLVHTLSAECSAEYNQCGYSLHYEDESGISGFYVNDLIYFDTILGTSLIANSSAPIVFGCSTSLFGDLTKSDRAYDGIFGFGRHGLSVISQLSSRGITPKVFSHCLKGEGNGGGILVLGEILDSRIVYTPLVPSTLHYNLYLQTIAVNGQLLPIDPAMFMTTDKQGTMVDSGTTLAYLVEGAYDPLVTAVTASLSPYVTPIVSEGNQCYLVSTSVTDITELFPPVSFNFAEGASLVLRPVDYLVQKGFFDSAAMWCIGFVKVENGGTTILGDLVLKDKIFVYDLVHQRIGWADYNCSLSVNVSITFGKDEFVNAGELIVSSSSSSNVPFKSTYQIISALLLHVFSCIGCLVFM; from the exons ATGGCTGGCGGTGGTTTAGTGATGGTGTCAGCAGTGGTATTGGTGGCGGCAGCGGTCGTGGTTGCGGCAGCGAGCGGCGGCGGCGAAAGTAAAAGGGTGCTGACTCTGGAGCGGGCGTTCTCGGTGGAGGAGAGAGTGGGGCTGGAGGTGATTATCGCCCGGGACAGTGCGAGGCACGCGCGGACTCTGCAGAGCTTCGCCGGTGGCATTGTGGATTTCCCTGTTTATGGCTCCTCTGATCCTTACATTGCTGG AATTCATTATACTAAAGTGAGATTGGGATCTCCACCCCAAGAATTTAATGTACTAATTGATACTGGTAGCGATGTCCTGTGGGTTGCCTGCAGTTCATGTAATGATTGTCCCCAAAATAGTGGCCTAGGG ATTGCTTTCAATTTCTTCGATCCTGCTAGCTCGTCAACCGTTTCTTCCATTTCCTGCTCAGATAATATATGTGCTTCTTTAGTACATACCTTATCCGCCGAATGCTCTGCTGAATATAATCAGTGTGGTTACTCACTCCACTACGAAGATGAGAGTGGCATTTCTGGTTTTTATGTAAATGATCTGATTTATTTCGACACGATTTTGGGTACCTCATTGATAGCCAATTCTTCAGCTCCTATTGTTTTTGG GTGCAGCACGTCTCTGTTTGGTGATTTGACTAAATCAGATAGAGCATATGATGGTATATTTGGGTTTGGCCGGCACGGTCTTTCAGTAATATCGCAATTGTCATCACGTGGGATCACCCCAAAAGTATTTTCCCACTGCTTGAAAGGAGAAGGGAATGGTGGGGGTATACTAGTTCTTGGTGAGATATTGGATTCAAGAATCGTTTATACTCCTCTTGTACCATCAAC GCTTCACTATAATTTATATCTGCAGACCATTGCTGTCAATGGGCAGCTGTTACCTATTGATCCAGCAATGTTTATGACGACAGATAAACAAGGAACCATGGTTGATTCCGGAACAACTCTGGCATACCTTGTGGAAGGAGCTTATGATCCTCTTGTAACCGCT GTAACTGCATCTCTTTCTCCATACGTGACACCGATTGTTTCTGAAGGAAATCAATGTTATCTAGTCTCGACAAG TGTAACAGATATTACAGAGTTGTTCCCACCTGTTTctttcaattttgctgaaggtGCATCCTTGGTTTTAAGACCAGTTGACTACCTTGTTCAAAAGGGATTTTTC GATAGCGCTGCAATGTGGTGCATAGGTTTCGTTAAAGTTGAGAATGGAGGCACGACAATTTTGGGAG ATCTTGTTCTTAAAGATAAAATCTTTGTTTATGATCTGGTTCATCAAAGGATAGGGTGGGCAGACTACAATT GTTCTTTGTCCGTGAATGTCTCCATAACATTTGGGAAAGATGAATTTGTAAATGCTGGAGAATTAATCGTGAGCAGCAGTTCGTCAAGTAATGTGCCCTTCAAAAGTACATATCAGATTATCAGCGCTCTCTTGCTGCATGTATTTTCATGCATCGGATGCCTCGTCTTTATGTAA
- the LOC140893582 gene encoding uncharacterized protein encodes MRTDVVLTILLIFSGICIGVVAARYSKEETQVFQVTGKILCQDCSKGWNEWVNGADPLKGAKVSVTCLDERSRIVHYASDLTDGAGDFEVNCNKYANGKKINPKNCFLRLVSSPDPVCNVATNFAGGKTGLKLQRPAVVYRDTVKYALGAFYYTTPMCDEPDTSILDDDQDDSKDGEQGHY; translated from the exons ATGAGGACCGATGTTGTGTTGACGATATTATTGATATTCTCGGGCATTTGTATCGGCGTCGTGGCGGCCAGATATTCTAAGGAAGAAACTCAGGTGTTCCAAGTAACCGGAAAAATCCTCTGCCAGGATTGCTCCAAGGGGTGGAATGAATGGGTCAATGGTGCCGATCCCCTCAAAG GGGCGAAGGTATCTGTTACTTGCCTAGACGAGAGGAGTAGAATTGTGCACTATGCAAGTGACTTAACAGATGGAGCCGGAGACTTTGAGGTCAATTGTAACAAGTATGCTAATGGCAAGAAAATTAACCCCAAGAACTGCTTTCTGAGGTTGGTTTCATCGCCGGACCCGGTGTGCAACGTAGCCACCAACTTCGCCGGAGGCAAGACCGGTTTGAAGCTCCAGCGGCCTGCGGTGGTATACAGAGATACAGTCAAGTATGCGTTGGGGGCGTTCTATTACACGACTCCGATGTGCGATGAACCTGATACAAGTATTCTTGATGATGATCAAGATGATTCCAAGGATGGTGAACAAGGACATTACTGA